A window of the Osmia lignaria lignaria isolate PbOS001 chromosome 2, iyOsmLign1, whole genome shotgun sequence genome harbors these coding sequences:
- the Cka gene encoding connector of kinase to AP-1 isoform X2, whose translation MKVPSQFCGSTMEDNSSSASQNHNGQLSSGSNVSLTNKHQGNDNGSNGDAKDKRPQYSMPGVLHFIQHEWARFELERSQWELDRAEFQARIAFLQGERKGQEKLKNDLVRRIKMLEYALKQERARYHKLKYGTDLVIPGDVKPPIYEEGSSTCANSDVGGGGDGEAPFTSVSNISWRQGRQILRQYLQEIGYTDTIIDVRSNRVRSLLGLNNNTDSEDLNTPALNGNEPSNKQTNENSVRRVPGKKQPSSIAEAIILDTEAAVMANFEFLAHTDMDMEEEEEDVEDDTYDTNMDPKPNKPSILLTEDVDAEAEEVLNELNLLTEIEESPPGSIHLEIDSSEWNAIHRGLQSDPKRPNKEGDSALELGELEQLCVNNEAETSYDMVATTKETLRKTWNAKYTLRSHFDAVRALVFHPTEPVLITASDDHTLKLWNLHKTLPAKKSASLDVEPLYTFRSHRGPVLCLAMYGSSHCYSGGLDGMIYCWALPSANVDPYETYEPSVLQNRLRGHTSAVWGLSMCESRSQLLSLSADGTVKLWSPESQSPLLHTYVSEQDGIPTSVDFIRDESHKLVVAYEGACVVFDTETGESVARLEANETKGVNRVVAHPTLPLVVAAHEDRHIRFYDHRSATLAHAMVAHLDAVTSLAVDPHGLYLLSGSHDCSIRLWNMDNKTCVQEITAHRKKFDESILDVAFHPSRPFIASAGADALAKVYV comes from the exons ATGAAGGTACCGAGCCAGTTTTGTGGTTCCACGATGGAGGACAACTCCAGTTCTGCATCTCAAAATCATAATGGACAATTATCTAGTGGTTCAAATGTTTCACTGACAAATAAACATCAGGGCAATGACAATGGTAGCAATGGCGATGCTAAGGATAAACGACCACAATACTCTATGCCTGGCGTTCTACATTTTATTCAACACGAATGGGCTCGCTTTGAACTTGAAAGATCACAGTGGGAACTTGATAGAGCAGAATTCCag GCTAGGATAGCTTTTTTACAAGGTGAAAGGAAAGgtcaagaaaaattgaaaaatgacttagtaagaagaataaaaatgttAGAATATGCACTTAAACAAGAACG AGCAAGGTATCACAAATTAAAATATGGCACTGATTTGGTAATACCAGGAGATGTAAAACCTCCTATTTATGAAGAAGGTAGTAGTACTTGTGCTAATTCTGATGTCGGAGGCGGTGGAGATGGTGAAGCTCCCTTTACATCTGTTAGTAACATTAGTTGGAGACAAGGGCGTCAAATTTTAAGACA ATACTTACAAGAAATTGGTTATACTGATACAATAATAGATGTACGATCAAACAGAGTTAGATCATTACTTGGTTTAAACAATAACACAGATTCAGAAGATTTGAATACTCCTGCATTAAATGGCAATGAACCATCAAATAAGCAAACAAATGAAAATAGTGTTCGTAGAGTTCCAGGAAAAAAG CAACCATCTTCTATAGCAGAAGCAATAATATTAGATACAGAAGCAGCTGTAATGGCGAATTTTGAATTTCTGGCTCATACAGATATGGatatggaagaagaagaagaggatgtAGAAGATGACACTTATGATACAAATATGGATCCTAAACCAAATAAA cCATCTATTCTTTTAACAGAAGATGTTGATGCAGAAGCTGAAGAAgtattaaatgaattaaatcTTCTCACAGAAATTGAAGAATCACCACCAGGTTCTATTCATTTGGAGATAGATTCGTCGGAATGGA ATGCAATTCATAGAGGTTTACAATCAGATCCAAAGCGTCCAAATAAAGAAGGTGATTCTGCATTGGAATTGGGTGAATTGGAGCAGTTGTGTGTTAACAATGAGGCGGAAACATCATACGAT ATGGTAGCTACTACAAAAGAGACCTTAAGAAAAACATGGAATGCAAAATATACATTACGTTCTCATTTTGATGCTGTTCGAGCTCTTGTCTTCCATCCCACTGAACCTGTTCTTATAACTGCAAGTGATGATCATACACTAAAATTGTGGAACCTTCATAAGACTTTACCAGCAAAGAA gtCAGCTTCATTAGATGTAGAACCATTATATACGTTTAGATCTCACAGAGGTCCTGTATTGTGTTTAGCCATGTATGGAAGCAGTCATTGCTACAGTGGTGGCTTAGATGGTATGATTTACTGTTGGGCACTTCCATCGGCGAACGTAGATCCCTATGAAACATACGAACCAAGTGTCCTTCAGAACAGATTAAGAGGGCACACAAGCGCAGTTTGGGGTTTAAGTATGTGCGAATCTCGATCGCAATTGTTATCGCTTAGTGCTGATGGAACTGTAAAATTATGGAGCCCAGAAAGTCAGTCACCACTACTTCATACGTATGTTTCTGAACAAG ATGGCATACCAACGTCAGTAGATTTTATTAGAGACGAGTCGCATAAATTAGTTGTAGCTTATGAAGGAGCTTGTGTGGTATTTGATACAGAAACGGGTGAAAGCGTAGCTCGTCTTGAGGCTAATGAAACAAAGGGAGTAAATCGTGTTGTGGCGCATCCTACATTACCACTTGTTGTCGCGGCCCACGAAGATAGACACATTCGATTTTATGACCATCGATCAGCTACTCTTGCCCATGCCATGGTTGCTCATTTGGATGCCGTAACTAGTCTTGCAGTAGATCCTCACGGTTTATATTTACTTTCAGGAA GTCATGATTGCAGTATAAGATTATGGAATATGGATAATAAGACTTGTGTTCAAGAAATAACAGCACATCGTAAGAAGTTTGACGAAAGTATTTTAGATGTAGCATTTCATCCTTCGCGACCTTTTATAGCAAGTGCAGGAGCTGATGCTCTTGCTAAAGTGTATGTGTGA
- the Cka gene encoding connector of kinase to AP-1 isoform X1, whose translation MKVPSQFCGSTMEDNSSSASQNHNGQLSSGSNVSLTNKHQGNDNGSNGDAKDKRPQYSMPGVLHFIQHEWARFELERSQWELDRAEFQARIAFLQGERKGQEKLKNDLVRRIKMLEYALKQERARYHKLKYGTDLVIPGDVKPPIYEEGSSTCANSDVGGGGDGEAPFTSVSNISWRQGRQILRQYLQEIGYTDTIIDVRSNRVRSLLGLNNNTDSEDLNTPALNGNEPSNKQTNENSVRRVPGKKVEQPSSIAEAIILDTEAAVMANFEFLAHTDMDMEEEEEDVEDDTYDTNMDPKPNKPSILLTEDVDAEAEEVLNELNLLTEIEESPPGSIHLEIDSSEWNAIHRGLQSDPKRPNKEGDSALELGELEQLCVNNEAETSYDMVATTKETLRKTWNAKYTLRSHFDAVRALVFHPTEPVLITASDDHTLKLWNLHKTLPAKKSASLDVEPLYTFRSHRGPVLCLAMYGSSHCYSGGLDGMIYCWALPSANVDPYETYEPSVLQNRLRGHTSAVWGLSMCESRSQLLSLSADGTVKLWSPESQSPLLHTYVSEQDGIPTSVDFIRDESHKLVVAYEGACVVFDTETGESVARLEANETKGVNRVVAHPTLPLVVAAHEDRHIRFYDHRSATLAHAMVAHLDAVTSLAVDPHGLYLLSGSHDCSIRLWNMDNKTCVQEITAHRKKFDESILDVAFHPSRPFIASAGADALAKVYV comes from the exons ATGAAGGTACCGAGCCAGTTTTGTGGTTCCACGATGGAGGACAACTCCAGTTCTGCATCTCAAAATCATAATGGACAATTATCTAGTGGTTCAAATGTTTCACTGACAAATAAACATCAGGGCAATGACAATGGTAGCAATGGCGATGCTAAGGATAAACGACCACAATACTCTATGCCTGGCGTTCTACATTTTATTCAACACGAATGGGCTCGCTTTGAACTTGAAAGATCACAGTGGGAACTTGATAGAGCAGAATTCCag GCTAGGATAGCTTTTTTACAAGGTGAAAGGAAAGgtcaagaaaaattgaaaaatgacttagtaagaagaataaaaatgttAGAATATGCACTTAAACAAGAACG AGCAAGGTATCACAAATTAAAATATGGCACTGATTTGGTAATACCAGGAGATGTAAAACCTCCTATTTATGAAGAAGGTAGTAGTACTTGTGCTAATTCTGATGTCGGAGGCGGTGGAGATGGTGAAGCTCCCTTTACATCTGTTAGTAACATTAGTTGGAGACAAGGGCGTCAAATTTTAAGACA ATACTTACAAGAAATTGGTTATACTGATACAATAATAGATGTACGATCAAACAGAGTTAGATCATTACTTGGTTTAAACAATAACACAGATTCAGAAGATTTGAATACTCCTGCATTAAATGGCAATGAACCATCAAATAAGCAAACAAATGAAAATAGTGTTCGTAGAGTTCCAGGAAAAAAGGTAGAG CAACCATCTTCTATAGCAGAAGCAATAATATTAGATACAGAAGCAGCTGTAATGGCGAATTTTGAATTTCTGGCTCATACAGATATGGatatggaagaagaagaagaggatgtAGAAGATGACACTTATGATACAAATATGGATCCTAAACCAAATAAA cCATCTATTCTTTTAACAGAAGATGTTGATGCAGAAGCTGAAGAAgtattaaatgaattaaatcTTCTCACAGAAATTGAAGAATCACCACCAGGTTCTATTCATTTGGAGATAGATTCGTCGGAATGGA ATGCAATTCATAGAGGTTTACAATCAGATCCAAAGCGTCCAAATAAAGAAGGTGATTCTGCATTGGAATTGGGTGAATTGGAGCAGTTGTGTGTTAACAATGAGGCGGAAACATCATACGAT ATGGTAGCTACTACAAAAGAGACCTTAAGAAAAACATGGAATGCAAAATATACATTACGTTCTCATTTTGATGCTGTTCGAGCTCTTGTCTTCCATCCCACTGAACCTGTTCTTATAACTGCAAGTGATGATCATACACTAAAATTGTGGAACCTTCATAAGACTTTACCAGCAAAGAA gtCAGCTTCATTAGATGTAGAACCATTATATACGTTTAGATCTCACAGAGGTCCTGTATTGTGTTTAGCCATGTATGGAAGCAGTCATTGCTACAGTGGTGGCTTAGATGGTATGATTTACTGTTGGGCACTTCCATCGGCGAACGTAGATCCCTATGAAACATACGAACCAAGTGTCCTTCAGAACAGATTAAGAGGGCACACAAGCGCAGTTTGGGGTTTAAGTATGTGCGAATCTCGATCGCAATTGTTATCGCTTAGTGCTGATGGAACTGTAAAATTATGGAGCCCAGAAAGTCAGTCACCACTACTTCATACGTATGTTTCTGAACAAG ATGGCATACCAACGTCAGTAGATTTTATTAGAGACGAGTCGCATAAATTAGTTGTAGCTTATGAAGGAGCTTGTGTGGTATTTGATACAGAAACGGGTGAAAGCGTAGCTCGTCTTGAGGCTAATGAAACAAAGGGAGTAAATCGTGTTGTGGCGCATCCTACATTACCACTTGTTGTCGCGGCCCACGAAGATAGACACATTCGATTTTATGACCATCGATCAGCTACTCTTGCCCATGCCATGGTTGCTCATTTGGATGCCGTAACTAGTCTTGCAGTAGATCCTCACGGTTTATATTTACTTTCAGGAA GTCATGATTGCAGTATAAGATTATGGAATATGGATAATAAGACTTGTGTTCAAGAAATAACAGCACATCGTAAGAAGTTTGACGAAAGTATTTTAGATGTAGCATTTCATCCTTCGCGACCTTTTATAGCAAGTGCAGGAGCTGATGCTCTTGCTAAAGTGTATGTGTGA
- the red gene encoding lysM peptidoglycan-binding domain-containing protein red translates to MERNGAREMEERICIRSSGKALKKYGSTAKHITRTENLIKHTVSATDTLQGIALKYGVTTEQIRRVNRLWASDSLFLREHLLIPVSPESPLSLPMDNTNEIEHSGVQNVSSPSSVTSSIDDDHSINDFLAKMDNSIASVKREVKRTQGNSEFCTDNDIYIQQHRASAKLRNSLPVTSSTYTTPSTSEPLRSSSSSDMHNFPTAVVMTQGRKVKTSLQRLQQQQDEIFQL, encoded by the exons atggAACGAAATGGCGCGAGAGAAATGGAAGAACGAATATGCATAAGAAGTAGTGGGAAAGCTTTGAAGAAATATGGTAGTACAGCCAAGCATATTACACGAACTGAAAACCTAATAAAACACACTGTATCAGCAACTGATACCCTTCAAGGAATTGCTCTAAAATATGGAGTTACA actGAACAAATAAGAAGAGTTAATAGATTATGGGCTTCTGATAGTTTATTTCTAAGAGAACATTTACTTATTCCTGTTAGTCCAGAAAGCCCACTGTCATTACCAATGGACAATACTAATGAAATTGAACATAGCGGAGTTCAAAAT gtGTCTAGTCCATCTTCGGTAACATCGTCTATAGATGATGATCATTCGATTAATGACTTTTTAGCTAAAATGGATAATTCTATAGCCAGTGTTAAAAGAGAAGTTAAACGTACTCAGGGGAATAGTGA ATTTTGCACAGATAATGATATTTATATACAGCAACATAGAGCATCCGCTAAATTACGTAATTCACTTCCTGTGACTTCAAGTACATATACAACACCGTCTACTTCAGAACCATTAAGATCATCATCTTCTAGCGATATGCATAACTTTCCAACTGCTGTAGTTATGACTCAGGGTAGGAAAGTAAAGACATCATTACAGAGACTTcaacaacaacaagatgaaatattCCAATTGTAG
- the LOC117605829 gene encoding E3 ubiquitin-protein ligase RNF180-like, with product MEVRCKHCRKDLFNEASVELLTSHGEIKRSLMNVGCITNNPEPCSYISIDRMPGWIEQVVNQESWTKGRLHCSHCNNRIGSFNFINVLRCDCNKFVTHPIRIINSKVDIVYDTK from the exons ATGGAGGTAAGGTGTAAACATTGCAGAAAGGACCTTTTTAATGAAGCATCAGTAGAATTATTAACTTCTCatggtgaaataaaaagaagtctTATGAATGTAGGGTGTATAACAAATAATCCAGAACCTTGTTCATACATATCAATAGACAGAATGCCAGGATGGATTGAACAAGTTGTAAATCAG GAATCTTGGACAAAAGGTAGACTTCATTGTTCACACTGTAATAATCGCATAGGttcattcaattttataaatgtattaAGATGTGATTGCAACAAATTTGTAACACATCctattagaataattaacagCAAAGTAGATATTGTATATGATACTAAATAA
- the LOC117605827 gene encoding protein odr-4 homolog — translation MGRTVYAEDRLHTYLISLAKPDEYTIGLILGQSAGQKDYIVHLAKTPPPLGKNVVEETLISPATNAHQGSTDSYIKSVKDIPENWVADHAKHVTRMLPGGMQVLGIFIVGPEDTINNNTYVQKFRSVLTAIQKNLSQNKYLCGNSNDENLILCLNSITQKYTCKSVETNKTGMLKPTEWKFQAKPTKWHQLEALIDFDRLFLIAADTDPQTLKNQLQDILKDVSDSIESSLIVIEGEVRTPEDKLEVISKSKKNDKECKNSEKNANNKLIQVDLYIPCQEKNINSDVRITPCSASIRLVGQLVSRTFVHQKANVEEASTAIKQDIIRSLASRLEMHWDSLIEEENGSPEENITLHEPPRRVLIVLPESKITLSDYLFPGEGPQEALLSLQELLDLEVQESNVQKDIELQADPTEFYCQSETDMKPTDLGKDSSGHYKTKIYIAGFSIAILVVILSIIIHNFINIKSDL, via the exons ATGGGGCGAACTGTATATGCCGAGGATCGTCTTCATACTTACCTAATATCTTTAGCAAAACCAGATGAATATACAATAGGATTAATTTTAGGACAG AGTGCTGGACAAAAGGATTATATTGTACACTTAGCAAAAACACCACCTCCACTGGGTAAAAATGTAGTGGAAGAAACATTAATTAGTCCTGCAACCAATGCTCATCAAGGATCCACTGATAGCTACATTAAATCAGTAAAAGATATACCTGAGAATTGGGTTGCAGATCATGCAAAACAT GTCACAAGAATGCTACCTGGTGGGATGCAAGTTCTTGGTATATTTATTGTTGGTCCAGAAGATACCATAAATAATAATACTTATGTACAAAAATTTAGGTCTGTTCTGACAGCAATTCAGAAAAATTTGTCACAAAATAAATATCTCTGTGGAAATAGTAATGATGAGAATTTGATCTTATGTTTAAACAGCATTACACAAAA gtATACTTGTAAATCTGTAGAAACCAATAAGACTGGAATGTTAAAACCAACAGAATGGAAATTTCAAGCAAAACCAACCAAGTGGCATCAACTTGAAGCTCTCATTGATTTTGATCGTTTATTTCTTATTGCAGCTGATACAGATCCACAAACTCTTAAGAACCAGCTACAA GATATTTTAAAAGATGTATCAGACAGCATTGAATCTTCtcttattgttattgaaggtgaAGTTAGAACACCGGAAGATAAATTGGAAGTAATTAGTAAAagcaagaaaaatgataaagaatgtaaaaacagtgaaaaaaatgctaataataaattaattcaagTTGACTTATACATTCCATGC caagagaaaaatattaacTCGGATGTAAGGATAACACCGTGCAGTGCATCGATACGACTTGTGGGACAGTTAGTGAGTAGAACTTTTGTTCATCAAAAAGCAAATGTCGAAGAAGCTAGCACTGCGATAAAACAAGACATAATAAGATCACTAGCAAGTAGATTAGAAATGCATTGGGATAGTTTAATTGAAGAAGAAAATGGATCTCCAGAAG AAAATATAACGTTACACGAACCTCCAAGAAGGGTATTAATAGTGTTACCAGAAAGTAAAATAACATTATCGGATTACTTATTTCCTGGTGAAGGTCCTCAAGAAGCCCTCTTATCATTGCAAGAACTTCTTGATTTAGAGGTTCAAGAAAGTAATGTTCAAAAAGATATAGAGCTCCAAGCTG ATCCTACGGAATTTTACTGTCAAAGTGAAACTGACATGAAACCAACAGATCTTGGTAAAGATTCGTCCGGACATTATAAAACTAAAATATATATCGCAGGTTTTAGTATTGCAATCTTAGTTGTGATTCTTTCTATCataatacataattttattaatataaaatcggATCTATAA